Below is a genomic region from Pontibacillus yanchengensis.
GATAACGAAACAGAATGACGAGATTATTAGACTTTCAGAAAAAACATCAGATGAACAAAACAAATAATCGTATTCGGTACGACCAAGTTATTGAGGATTAAGAAGCTAGAAAAAAGTTATTAGAGAATCTCGAAGGTATTACAAACAAGGAAGGGAGAGTATAAAAGGACAAACTCTCCCTTATCTTTTACTTCAGTATGTCCTGTAACACCGGGTCCTGCTCCAAAAACTGCAATGCCTTTTGTCGGTATGTTTCCTCATGCAGATAGGTGTATCGATAAGGCTTCATAAGATGACTTTGTTCGATTGCATGAGAAAGGTCTTTTTTATTAATGTGTAGCGTTTTTACATATTCAAAAAATCCAGTACGATGAAACACCTTGCTCATCCGATCTGCTCTGTGTTCTTGGACGTGCGCCATAATGTATGTGGCAATACCGACTTGAATGCCGTGCATGTGAGGATGTTCTGCATATTGGTCGAGTGCGTGAGATATTAAGTGTTCTGATCCACTTATTGGAGCACTATTTCCACTAATGACTGTAGCGACTCCACCCATGGTTAAAGAGCTGACGAGTTCTTTTAATAGCGTAGGGTTCTGAATGTCATGCATCGGCGTCCGAATAAAGCTGTTTACTGCTTTTTTACTTAGCATCGACGCAAATGCATTAACGTGCGTTACCCCATGAGATTCCTCGAATTCCCAGTCATAAAGAGCTGTTATGTTCGACATTAAATCTCCTATACCAGCTAGTATAAACTTAGATGGAGCGCTTTGAATGATGGTTAGGTCTGCAATGATCCCATAAGGAACTTTTGCAGGAACAGTTGTTTTTTTACCATTAATAAGAAGGGAGCAGTTGCTGCTGGCAAAGCCATCGTTTGAAGCAGAGGTAGGAATACTGATAAAGGGTGTCTGTCTTGAAAAACCGATATATTTACCATAATCAATAACAGAACCTCCACCAACAGCTACAATCACATCATATACTTCCATAGAAAATGCTCGATTAATTAAGTCATTAATGTCTAGGTTTGCTTCTAAGCTCATCGTAACGACCTTTGTGTTCGTAAAGGATTCTTTTACCTTCTTTTCATAATGGTGATAGGTGAAATCATCAAATAACATAAGGACATTTCCAAAGCCATGTTTCTCTAGTATTTCTTCTAGCTTATAAATCACATCTTTCTTGATCTCTAAAATAGCAGGTATCGGGACACTTGTAATTGGACTAGACATCAGCTATAAACCCTTTTTGTATTAACGTATCTTCAACGTCTCTAAAGTCGTTAACAGGATTAAAAGAGATATTCTTAGCTTCTAGAATATCTTGTAAGGCATCTTTTGCAAAGGTAAGGTCAGCATAAACGGCAGGATGTGAATCAGGTTCACTGTCTCCTACGAAATGAACCGTATCGTATTCTGTTTGTAATTCTTGTATTACTTTGGATTTATCAATACCGTATCTTTCTGAATAATGTCGGTGTTCTGGATCGATATTCATATGTACATTTTGATTGTGATAGTACCCTTCATTCGAAAGGACAATTACATTCTGAATATCATATTTTTGTAAGATATGATGGATGTAATAATCCGTACCAGCACTTAATATATAGACGTCCCCACCGTTTTGTTGAACGTGATGAATCAAAGAAGGTACGTATTCATCAATTGGGATATCCAGTATATCCTTTATAATTTGCTCTTCATCCTGGTTTATGGAAGAAAAAACAGTACTGAGAAAATCTATATCCTTCATCTGACCTGCTTTCCATTTCTTGAATAGCTCTTCACCTTCAGGAAAATATTTCTCAATGATTACCCAGTAAAAATCTTTGTTGGAAATCGTGCCATCAAAATCGGAAACAAATGCCCATTTCTTCATGTATTTCCCCTCCATATGTATAAGAATTTTCTATTCCATTGTACAGAATTTTATCAATGCACACTACTAATTGTAGAACTAAAAAAGCACCCGTTGTGGACGGGTGCTTTTATGTTATTCGTTCTCTTCGTTTGAGACTTCATTAAACCATAAAGGTGTCTCATTATCGACTTCACCATTGTAGTTTATGAGAACTTCTTCCCCTTCTTCAATATCAGTATAAGCATAAAACTCGAACGTTCCGCTTTCAAAGTTGATTTCATAGTATGCATTTGGTTGATAAGAATGGTTAAACATCATGCCGTAACCTAAAAGAAATGCTGAATGATGCTCTCCGTACTCAAATACATAGTCAGCCAGTTGTGTTTTCTCAATGTGATGGTGTTCATCATTAGGATAAGGAATTACAGGTGCTTCGTGCAATAACTCATCTTTCGGTATATCTTGTTTGGCAAAAACGCCTTTATTTAAATCATCATCTGTAATGGAGGATGTACGTACTTCTATCAATTTTCCACCTTGCCTTTCTAGTCATTTTAGTCTTTCTACAGTTTGACAGGTGATGCGGGAGAATGCAATTTTCTTACTTTTCAATTAATAAGGGGGTTGTGGAATAAGTATTGGTTAGCAGGATTTTTATCTCTTTAACAAGAAAATTTCAGGGAGGTTTCATATCTTATAAAAGGTTAGGATGACAATGTATGGATGCTTGAAGGAATGATTTTTTATTAGATTCCACATCATGAGATATTTGCTTCAAATACAGATTTATATAAACATACAAAATAGATACCAATTCATGTTATAAGAAATGGATGGGAGAGTTTAAGATTTATGTTCTCCCTATTTATCATTCTTGCAAAAGGAGACAAATAATGGAGAAACAACACCCGAAACACATCATTGCAGTATCGGCTTATATTACTGATGATAATGGAGAGGTTCTCTTAGTAAGAACGCATGATCGAGCAGACACTTGGGAATCTCCAGGAGGGCAAGTAGAAGAAGGGGAACCATTGGATCAAGCAGTTTGCAGAGAAGTGTATGAAGAAACGAATATTGAAATAGATCTAATTGGGATAACAGGCATCTATTATAGTGTTTCAAAGAACTTGCTATCGGTTGTCTTCAAAGCAACTTATAAAAGTGGAGATATAGATATTCAAGTAGATGAAATCCAGGATGCAGCATTTATCCCTTTGAATGAATCAAACATTGATGATTACATAACACGTCCACATATGAAGTCAAGGACATTGGATGCAATGAACGCGAAACATACCATTCCTTATGAAACTTGGGATGCAAGAACTCAGCAATTATTAGGTAGAATAAATTGAGGAGGAAGATTATGGGAAAGAATTTATATGTCATTAGACATTGTAAAGCAGAGGGACAGGCATTTGACGAACAACTGACGGATGAAGGACATAAACAAGCTCAACAATTACGCGATTTATTTTCAACGGTTCAAGTAGATCGTATAATCTCAAGTCCGTACACGAGAGCACTACAATCTATTAAACCAATAAGTGGAGCAAAAAGAGTAGAAATAGAGACCGATAGTCGCTTAGAGGAAAGAAAACTAAGTAGTAAGCAATTACCGGATTGGTTAGAAAAACTCGAGTCCACCTTTTCAAACATGGACCTAGCGTATGAAGGAGGAGAATCTAGTAGAGAAGCTACAGCACGTGTAGTTCAACTGATGGAAGAATGTAAAGCAGACCAAAATGTAGAATCTATCATAATTGTTACTCACGGTAACTTGATGTCATTACTACTGAACCACTTCTCGCAAGATTTTGGATTTGAAGGTTGGAAGAAACTAAGTAATCCAGATGTTTATGTGGTGCAATTAGGCGAAGATGGAACTAATGTTAAGAGGATTTGGGAAGAGAGGAGGAAATGAATGTAATCAAAATAATATTCGTTGATATAAAAAAGGAACTTCTTATTTTGGAAGTTCCTGAGCTAGCTATTAAAGTACTATAGGTGAAATATATTCCTCTAATCTCGAAGCTTTAGATTTAACACTTCGAAGCTCGACTTCTTGCCATTTTCATTCATTGTCCAGCTGGTTAACAGTTGGAATGGGCCGAGGTCTCCGATTTCCCAGGTCGATGATTGCCCTTCATTTGTCACCTGATAGTTGTACGTATTCATTTTGGTATCACCGATTTTCTTTTCTCCGTCACCTACCTTCGACACTGTTACATTGGGATGTTGTTTGTCATTATTAAGTATGTTCTTGATGTTCATACCTTCTGTCATGTTGAAAGGCATAAGAAGTAACATGACATAAGATTTTCCTGCCATTTTTAATACTTCTCCCTCCATTACCTCTGTTCCCGATACGAGCTTCTCTGTGTCGCCTTCTTCATTTATCCATAGTTCTATGACCTCATTAGTAGCGGTACTATCCTTCATGTTGACTTTGATATGATTAGTCAATTTGCCATTAATCTCTTCTTCACCAATCAATTGCATCGTAATATTCATACTACTTTCGGGAGTTTCAAATGCATAGGAAATAAGTGAAAATTTATCAAGGATATCAGAAAATCCATCGATTCGCTGCAATTTACTGACATCCCATTCCGCTTTTACTTCTTTACTCTCAGTTAGATCCTCATCCTTTGTGTCTTCACTGTTACTTTCTGAAGTATTTTCTTTTGTTTGTTCTCCGTTGGGTTGCTTTACATCTTGCTGTTGATTTTCTTCAGGTTCAGTGGTGTTTCCACAACCTGTAAGTATCCATAACAAAAGAAAAACTAATGAAAATAAACGAATGATTAATGACTTCTTCATCATAGTGAGTGACTCCCCTTAAAAAAGTATAGTCCGTCAATCAACCTGTTTCTAGTTCAACATATCAAAGAAAGAGATAGATGGGAATTATACTTAGGTATAATTCTTTTTGATTAGGTAGAAGAGTACAATAGAAGTAGTACAATAACTACTTTGTGCAGAAAGGTGTGGGCATATGGACTCGAAAAACGTCAATGATGATAATGAAGCAATCGCAGCGGACATCCAAGAGAACAAAGTAATCGGTATTCTAGCGTACTTCCTTTTTTTTATTCCGTTGTTAACATCGAAGGATTCTAAGTTTGCTATGTATCATGCTAATCAAGGGCTCTTATTGTTTTTACTCGTACTGGCGGTAAATACGGTTGGTACCATTCTTCCACTTATAGGGTGGCTGCTTATACTGCCGATTGGAAATCTATTGATTTTATGCCTTCTAATCATGGGAATCATTAACAGCTCTAAAGGAGAAATGAAGCCACTTCCAGTGTTAGGAAAGTACACTATCATCACACCCCCTGATAAAAATTAATTCAGGGGGGATTATTAATTTCAGTTGGTATTTGATATTTCAAGAAGTCTCTTCATGAGCTGTGTACGGTTTTTTACATTAAATTTTTTTAAGATTTTACTTACATGTTTTTTTACTGTGATTTCGGTGATAAACAGTTGTTCAGCTATCGATTTATTCGAGTATTCTTCAAGGATACACAGAAGGATTTCTTCTTCTCGTTGCGTAAGTTGGTGACGCTTAGCTAGATGAAGTACATGTTCTTTTTCCGATGAATTTGACTGAGTAAATTGCTTAAGATATTGGATCAGTCGAGGACCTCTTACATCAAGAATATACGTGGGAGAAGGGTGTTCTGCTCCGAAATCATAATGAGTTGCTCCTGGTACCTTTTCAAATCCAAACGCCTTACTCAACTTTTGAAAAAAAGGAATTGGAGTGGAAGTGATGATTCTCCCTCCGGATAATAATAATGGGAACAAGTTATACAAAAGAAAAGATCTCGTATTGGAATCTTCTGGATTCAAGCAATCTAGCATACGGATAAACCATCCTGAAAAGGAATCTCCCGGGACACGGTATTCTATCTCTTCTTCTAAAGACAATTTGTTGAAGTAAGCACGGGAGACGGGTTCCTTTTTTAAGTAATGCATCGTATGCTCATTGATGGGGACTACAATAGAAAGACCAATTGTCTTTCCTTCTTCATCCTTAACGAGATTGCTCACACTATATCCTAATTTCTTTACATACTCCGCGCCAATGAGGTTATTCTCCCTTTGGTTGTGTTCTGCAGATACGAAATATTTGAACATTTTGTCTGTCTCCCGATGATAATAATGAGCAATACTTTCATTAAATTGCTTACGTCTCTTCTCGAAATATTCTTTAACTTCTTCGAAATTATGAGGACCGACTTGCTCCATGTATTTTTTTGAATATGCTGACTCTTGAAAGAAAACTGACTGAATTACTTCTTCACCAAGGTGATAGAAAAACTCTGAAATTTCCCAATCCGACTTTGGCTTTGTATTTATCCGCTGAAGGTAATAAGAAGCACAACGATCTTTCATCGAATGATAATGATCAGGTGTACGTTTTTGTATATCTAACAGGATGGCTGATCTTATAATTTCGTGAATCCCCCAACC
It encodes:
- a CDS encoding iron-containing alcohol dehydrogenase family protein is translated as MSSPITSVPIPAILEIKKDVIYKLEEILEKHGFGNVLMLFDDFTYHHYEKKVKESFTNTKVVTMSLEANLDINDLINRAFSMEVYDVIVAVGGGSVIDYGKYIGFSRQTPFISIPTSASNDGFASSNCSLLINGKKTTVPAKVPYGIIADLTIIQSAPSKFILAGIGDLMSNITALYDWEFEESHGVTHVNAFASMLSKKAVNSFIRTPMHDIQNPTLLKELVSSLTMGGVATVISGNSAPISGSEHLISHALDQYAEHPHMHGIQVGIATYIMAHVQEHRADRMSKVFHRTGFFEYVKTLHINKKDLSHAIEQSHLMKPYRYTYLHEETYRQKALQFLEQDPVLQDILK
- a CDS encoding MtnX-like HAD-IB family phosphatase, which gives rise to MKKWAFVSDFDGTISNKDFYWVIIEKYFPEGEELFKKWKAGQMKDIDFLSTVFSSINQDEEQIIKDILDIPIDEYVPSLIHHVQQNGGDVYILSAGTDYYIHHILQKYDIQNVIVLSNEGYYHNQNVHMNIDPEHRHYSERYGIDKSKVIQELQTEYDTVHFVGDSEPDSHPAVYADLTFAKDALQDILEAKNISFNPVNDFRDVEDTLIQKGFIADV
- a CDS encoding SET domain-containing protein, translated to MIEVRTSSITDDDLNKGVFAKQDIPKDELLHEAPVIPYPNDEHHHIEKTQLADYVFEYGEHHSAFLLGYGMMFNHSYQPNAYYEINFESGTFEFYAYTDIEEGEEVLINYNGEVDNETPLWFNEVSNEENE
- a CDS encoding NUDIX hydrolase, yielding MEKQHPKHIIAVSAYITDDNGEVLLVRTHDRADTWESPGGQVEEGEPLDQAVCREVYEETNIEIDLIGITGIYYSVSKNLLSVVFKATYKSGDIDIQVDEIQDAAFIPLNESNIDDYITRPHMKSRTLDAMNAKHTIPYETWDARTQQLLGRIN
- a CDS encoding histidine phosphatase family protein — its product is MGKNLYVIRHCKAEGQAFDEQLTDEGHKQAQQLRDLFSTVQVDRIISSPYTRALQSIKPISGAKRVEIETDSRLEERKLSSKQLPDWLEKLESTFSNMDLAYEGGESSREATARVVQLMEECKADQNVESIIIVTHGNLMSLLLNHFSQDFGFEGWKKLSNPDVYVVQLGEDGTNVKRIWEERRK
- a CDS encoding DUF4870 domain-containing protein — encoded protein: MDSKNVNDDNEAIAADIQENKVIGILAYFLFFIPLLTSKDSKFAMYHANQGLLLFLLVLAVNTVGTILPLIGWLLILPIGNLLILCLLIMGIINSSKGEMKPLPVLGKYTIITPPDKN
- a CDS encoding LuxR C-terminal-related transcriptional regulator is translated as MWLSNSNRKLHQEKWHSIIRMLEDDCFVGRDKEIELFRDFLDSYGDTKNVLNLYGTGGIGKTTMLQAFQRVAENVNGLVFILLDSEDFLHSTSMLAEQILLLMESKVTVDASVISNNSALTKCFYLLEEATQEHHIIIAVDTYEKMEDRDRWFREFFLRNLPSSISVIIAGRHPLNEGWNDSPAWRSVITHMELHPFNYDQTRLYLNKSGVKDKEDIQEYWNFTRGHPLTLSLSAMAGDPNIYDSHHPQNKQEILTYLTSKWLSEVSSQELQELLEAAAVLRHFDQATLSYILNCKISTTTFSQLTSLSFVHNTNHGWGIHEIIRSAILLDIQKRTPDHYHSMKDRCASYYLQRINTKPKSDWEISEFFYHLGEEVIQSVFFQESAYSKKYMEQVGPHNFEEVKEYFEKRRKQFNESIAHYYHRETDKMFKYFVSAEHNQRENNLIGAEYVKKLGYSVSNLVKDEEGKTIGLSIVVPINEHTMHYLKKEPVSRAYFNKLSLEEEIEYRVPGDSFSGWFIRMLDCLNPEDSNTRSFLLYNLFPLLLSGGRIITSTPIPFFQKLSKAFGFEKVPGATHYDFGAEHPSPTYILDVRGPRLIQYLKQFTQSNSSEKEHVLHLAKRHQLTQREEEILLCILEEYSNKSIAEQLFITEITVKKHVSKILKKFNVKNRTQLMKRLLEISNTN